The Dehalococcoidales bacterium genomic sequence CTGACACTTCCGGCAAACCCAGCGCCCGCTCAACCGCTTTAATAACTCCGGCTCAGGAACCCTGATATACACCGCCTTATCGATAGCCTTCCTCCGCTCGGAGAGGGCCCGGTCCAGAGCTTCAGCCTGGGGCAGGTTCCGGGGGAAGCCGTCCAGAATCACCCCGGCCTCGCAGTCCGGCGCGGAGAGGCGCTCCAGGACCATCCGTATCGTTATTTCGTCCGGGACGAGAGCCCCCTTTTCCATATAAGATTTGACCTCCCTGGCTAACGGAGTTTCCTGTTCCTGTGCCTGGCGGAACAGGTCTCCAGAGGCAATATGCGCTATCTTCAATCTCTGTGCCATCCTGGCTGCCTGCGTCCCTTTGCCGGCGCCGGGAGCACCCAGAAAAATAATATACACTTGTATTTTATCCCTTATTTCAAAATTGCTGAAAGTTTTTACTATTTGATGAAGCCTTCATAGCGCCGCATCACCAGCTGCGCTTCAACCTGCTTCATCGTATCCAGAACAACACCAACGACAATCAATAAACCCATACTGGAAAGCTGTATCACCTGGACACTGGTAATCTCCCGCGCCAGGTAAGGTGTTACCGCCACCATCGCCAGGAAAAGGGCCCCGGCCCAGGTAATACGCTTAACTACCTGATCAAGATAGTTGGCCGTTTGCTTTCCCGGCCTGATTCCGGGAACAAATCCTCCCTGCCGCTGCAAATTACCGGCCAGGTCCTGCTGCTGGAAAATGACCATGGTGTAGAAGAAGGCAAAAGCGACCGTCAGCAGAAAGTAGAGTCCCCAGTAGAACATGCCCAGGGGGAAGGCAGCGTTGGGATTGAACAGGTTCTGAATATGATTAGCCAGGTTAGGGGCATCCGGCGGACCGGCGAAGTAGCTGGCCACCATTCCCGGGAAGAGTACCATGGACATCGCAAAGATAAGAGGTATCATGCCGGCCGTGTTTACCCGCAACGGAATATGAGTGGCTCCTGACTGTTTATACATGCGGTTACCACGGAATACGGTACGGGCATACTGTACCGGGATACGCCGGTGCGCCTCGGTAAAAATAACTATGGCCACGATGGTAGCCAAGGCGATGAGCACGTAAGCCACCAGTCCGCCAAACTGCTCCCTGGCCAGGAAACCGCTGCCAATCATCTCCGGCAGACCGGCCACAATACCGGCGAAGATAATAATAGAGATACCGTTGCCGATGCCGTATTCAGTAATAAGCTCACCCAGCCAGACCAGGAAGATGGTGCCCGCCATCATGGCGAAGACCATCGCCACCGTGGGCAGTAGGTCGGCGCTGGCCACCACCCCTTCCCGCCGCAGCAGGACAATCTGCCCGTATCCGGCCAGACCGGCCAGGGGTACCGTCAGCCAGTGCGTATAGCGGTCAATGCGGTGCCGGCCGGCTTCTCCTTCCTGGGCAATAGCCTGTAAGCGTGGTATCACCGGTACCATCAACTGCATGATGATTGAAGCCGTAATATAGGGATAAACCCCCATCGCCGCCACGCTGAAATTCCGCATGGCGCCGCCGCTGAACATATCCAGCATACCCAGCAGCGCATTACGTTCAAAGAGTTCCCGCAAAGCATCGGCATCCACTCCGGGTAGAGGTACGTGAGCCACGAAGCGGAATATTACCACGATAACCGCCATAAAAAGAAGGCGCCGCCTTAAATCAGGCAGGTGGAAAGCGTCAATGGCCGCCTGCAGCAGCCGTGGTCTAGTTGTTCTCGGGCGCATACCCCATCTCCTCTACTTTGCCCCCGGCCGCTTCGATCTTGGCTTTAGCCGCCGCCGAGAATTTGTGTGCCCTTACGGTAAGGGAATGTTCGATATCACCCCCGGCCAGAATCTTGACCGGGTGACGCAGCGATTTCACCAGTCCACGGGCAAGCATTGTCTCCGGCGTGACCTCACTCCCCGCTTCAAAGATATTAAGCCGGTTGATATTGATCGCGTTGTACTCCGTCCGGAACATGTTGACAAAGCCCCGCTTCTGGGGCAAGCGTTTGATCAGAGGCAGCTGTCCGCCTTCAAAGCCGGGCTTCATCTTAAAGCCGGCGCGAGACTTCTGCCCTTTAACGCCCCGCCCTGAATAATTACCGTGTCCGCTACCGTTCCCCCGCCCCGCCCGTTTCCTGTCCTTTCTGGAACCGGCAGCCGGAGAGAGTTCATTTTGCTTCATCAGTTTTTTCCTCTACCCTGACTAAATGCCTCACTTTTTTAATCATGCCCCGCAATGAGGCCGAATCCTTATGGATAACACTATGATTCAGCCGGTGCAGACCGAGGACTTTCAATGTCCTCTTCTGGTCACCAGCGTAGCCAATAGCGCTTTTCACCCAGGTGATACGTAATTCGGTCATCGACTCTAACACCTCTCAAGCGAGACTGCCGGGAAAGACCCCCGGATTTCTCCGGTAAACTAGACTTCCCGGCTCCCGGTTGTAGCTTCCGATGAGGTACCCCGTTTTTCACCGGCTACCTCGAAGATTGCCTTCCGTCTGGCCAGCTCCTCCGCCGGGTTCTTAAGCTGGCTGAGGGCGAGCAATGTCGCCCTGGCGACATTAACACGATTATCACTGCCCAGTGATTTGGTCAGAATATCCTTGACTCCGGCGGCTTCCAGCACTGCCCGCACACTACCACCGGCGATAATACCTGTCCCGGGCGCGGCCGGTTTAAGTAATACTTTAGCGGCGCCGTACTTGACCTTGATTTCATAAGGAATGGTTGTCCCGGCCATCGGCACTTTAATCAGGTTTCTTCTGGCCGTGGCATTTGCCTTGTTGATGGCCTGCGGCACCTCATTGGCCTTACCCAGACCAATACCGACGTATCCATTACCATCACCGGTAACCACCAGGGCACTGAAGCGGAGGCGTTTTCCCCCTTTCAATACCTTGGCTACCCGGTTGATATGAATCAACTTGTCATTCAGCGCCAGCTCCCTCGGGTCTATCCTGGTCAGCAACGCGCTCATCTTTTCCCACTTTCTCCGTCAAAGGTTTTCAAAACTTCAGACCTCCCTTACGAGCTGCGTCAGCCATGGCCTTTATATTACCATGATACTGATATCCGCCCCGGTCAAAGGCTATCCGGTTAATCCCTTTGCTCAATGCCCGCCGGGCGATAAGGGCACCAACCAGCTCAGCCTTATCCGTCCTGGATTTACCGGCAGCTGCCTCCCTTATTTCCTGGTCCAGAGTTGAGGCTGAAGTCAGTGTCTGACCCTGCGTGTCATCAATCACCTGGGCATAAACATGCTTCAGACTGCGGAAAATACACAATCGGGGCTGGGGGGGGGTGCCCTTCACCTTGGCCCGGACGCGGATGTGCCTCCGCCGGCGCGCTACCCTCGGCTCATCTCTGGTCATTTAGAACCTCCCACCGCCTTGCCTGCCTTACCCGGTTTAAGGCGAACCGGTTCCCCGGAATATCTGATACCCTTGCCTTTATAAGCGTCAGGCGGACGGATAGCCCGAATCCTGGCGGCCATCTCACCCACCGCTTCCTTGTCAAACCCGCTGACCTTAATCCGGTTGTTACCCTCAACATTAAGGGAAACGCCGGGCAGAGGGGAAACCTCAACCGGATGGGAAAAGCCGATGCGAAGTATCAGATTATCGCCCGCTTTCTCCGCCCGGTAGCCGACTCCGACTATTTCCAGCACCTTCTCAAAGCCTTTGTCCACCCCCTGCACCATGTTAGCCAGCAGGCTTCTGGTCAAACCGTGCAGGGAGCGGTGCCTACGGTTATCACTGGGCCGGGTGACCAGCAGGTTATTATCCTCAAGCGCGATCGACATCTCCGGACTAAAACTACGCTGAAGCTTCCCGTTGGGCCCGGTTACCGTGACCTCATCTTTTTTAATGCTCACCGTCACTCCCGACGGTACAGCTATCGGCATTTTACCTATTCTAGACACCAGTCTTACCCCCGGATTCAATTACATAACATAACATAGCAGCTCTCCGCCAAGTCCCTGTCGCCAGGCCTGCTGGCCTGTCATCACACCCTTAGATGTTGAAACAATGGCAATACCCAGACCGCCGCTAACCCGCGGGATCTCTTTCCGTCCCATGTATACCCGCAGCCCGGGCTTACTTACCCGCTCCAGCCCGGAAAGGACCGGCCGGTTATTATCATCATACCTGAGCACCAGCTTTATTGTCCGGTGAGGCTTCCCCTTGAGTACCTCATAGTCTTTGATAAAACCCTCTTCCTTGAGGATCCTGGCCAGAGAGAGTTTCATTTTTGAGGAAGGTACCAGCACCGAATCATGACGTACCATAATTGCGTTACGTATCCGCGTTAGCATATCCGCTATTGGGTCAGAGATAGTCACCGTTCCTCCCTGAAATTACCATTTATTTTTATTATCACCAGCTTGATTTTCTCACGCCGGGAATCTGACCTGACAGAGCCAGTTTGCGAAAACAAATACGACACAGGCCAAACTTACGGATGTAGGCATGAGGCCGGCCACACACGTGACACCGGTTGTGCTGCTGAACGCTGTATTTGGCGGGACGTCTCCACTTGGCAATTTCTGATTTCTTAGCCATTGTCCTCCATCGCAAAAGGCATTCCCAACAACTCCAAAAGGTTTCTGCCTTCTTCGTCTACTTTGGCGGTAGTAACAAACGAAATTTCCAGACCCCGGGATTTGTCTATCTTGTCGTACTCTATTTCCGGGAAAACGGTCTGCTCCCGGAAGGCCAGGGTATAGTTGCCACGCCCATCAAAAGAGTTCCGGGGAACTCCCTGAAACTCGCGGATGCGGCATAAAACGGTGTTTACCAGCTTATCAATAAACTGATACATGCGCTCACCGCGCAGGGTCACCTTTAAGCCGACGGGCATCCCTTCCCGCAGCTTGAAATTGGCGATGGACTTCCTGGAGCGGGTCGTTATCGGGTGCTGTCCGGTAATAGTTGCCAGATCTCTTTCCGCCGCCTCGAGAGCTTTGGCATTCTGGATAGCCTCTCCCACCCCAATATTAAGCACCACCTTCTCCAGGCGCGGTACCTCCATGATATTTTTGTATTTACTACGCTCCATAAGCGCCGGGACAACTTCCTGCTTGTATTTATCTCCCAACCGTGACATCTAATCAATCACCTCATGACAAGCGCGACAAACCCGCACTTTCTTACCATCCGCCAAAAAACGGAAGCCAATACGGGCAGGGTGATTACATTTAGAGCAGAGCAGCATCACATTGGACACATGGATTGGCGCTTCCCGCTCTATTATACCCGCCTGCCGCGCCTGACGTACCGCCCGGGTATGTCTCTTGATAAAATTAACGCCCTCAACCAGCACCCGCTCGTCACGTGGATGAGCAAAGCGCACTTTACCCTTTTTCCCCTTGTCCTTACCGGCGATAACCAGAACCGTGTCGTTCTTCCTGATATTCATCTCATAAAACCTCGGGGGCTAAAGATATTATCTTGGTGAAATTTTTATCTCTCAGTTCCCGCGCTACCGGGCCAAA encodes the following:
- the rpsH gene encoding 30S ribosomal protein S8 — protein: MTISDPIADMLTRIRNAIMVRHDSVLVPSSKMKLSLARILKEEGFIKDYEVLKGKPHRTIKLVLRYDDNNRPVLSGLERVSKPGLRVYMGRKEIPRVSGGLGIAIVSTSKGVMTGQQAWRQGLGGELLCYVM
- the rplR gene encoding 50S ribosomal protein L18, encoding MTRDEPRVARRRRHIRVRAKVKGTPPQPRLCIFRSLKHVYAQVIDDTQGQTLTSASTLDQEIREAAAGKSRTDKAELVGALIARRALSKGINRIAFDRGGYQYHGNIKAMADAARKGGLKF
- the rplF gene encoding 50S ribosomal protein L6; the protein is MSRIGKMPIAVPSGVTVSIKKDEVTVTGPNGKLQRSFSPEMSIALEDNNLLVTRPSDNRRHRSLHGLTRSLLANMVQGVDKGFEKVLEIVGVGYRAEKAGDNLILRIGFSHPVEVSPLPGVSLNVEGNNRIKVSGFDKEAVGEMAARIRAIRPPDAYKGKGIRYSGEPVRLKPGKAGKAVGGSK
- the rplX gene encoding 50S ribosomal protein L24; amino-acid sequence: MNIRKNDTVLVIAGKDKGKKGKVRFAHPRDERVLVEGVNFIKRHTRAVRQARQAGIIEREAPIHVSNVMLLCSKCNHPARIGFRFLADGKKVRVCRACHEVID
- the rpsE gene encoding 30S ribosomal protein S5; protein product: MTRIDPRELALNDKLIHINRVAKVLKGGKRLRFSALVVTGDGNGYVGIGLGKANEVPQAINKANATARRNLIKVPMAGTTIPYEIKVKYGAAKVLLKPAAPGTGIIAGGSVRAVLEAAGVKDILTKSLGSDNRVNVARATLLALSQLKNPAEELARRKAIFEVAGEKRGTSSEATTGSREV
- the rpmD gene encoding 50S ribosomal protein L30; the protein is MTELRITWVKSAIGYAGDQKRTLKVLGLHRLNHSVIHKDSASLRGMIKKVRHLVRVEEKTDEAK
- a CDS encoding adenylate kinase — encoded protein: MYIIFLGAPGAGKGTQAARMAQRLKIAHIASGDLFRQAQEQETPLAREVKSYMEKGALVPDEITIRMVLERLSAPDCEAGVILDGFPRNLPQAEALDRALSERRKAIDKAVYIRVPEPELLKRLSGRWVCRKCQAPYHSVDSPPGVPGKCDQCGGELYQRPDDRVETVKKRLQVYFTETAPLIDYYARDGKLLEVDGDGGVEEVEGRMIAALDKEFARLGGR
- a CDS encoding type Z 30S ribosomal protein S14, with product MAKKSEIAKWRRPAKYSVQQHNRCHVCGRPHAYIRKFGLCRICFRKLALSGQIPGVRKSSW
- the secY gene encoding preprotein translocase subunit SecY is translated as MRPRTTRPRLLQAAIDAFHLPDLRRRLLFMAVIVVIFRFVAHVPLPGVDADALRELFERNALLGMLDMFSGGAMRNFSVAAMGVYPYITASIIMQLMVPVIPRLQAIAQEGEAGRHRIDRYTHWLTVPLAGLAGYGQIVLLRREGVVASADLLPTVAMVFAMMAGTIFLVWLGELITEYGIGNGISIIIFAGIVAGLPEMIGSGFLAREQFGGLVAYVLIALATIVAIVIFTEAHRRIPVQYARTVFRGNRMYKQSGATHIPLRVNTAGMIPLIFAMSMVLFPGMVASYFAGPPDAPNLANHIQNLFNPNAAFPLGMFYWGLYFLLTVAFAFFYTMVIFQQQDLAGNLQRQGGFVPGIRPGKQTANYLDQVVKRITWAGALFLAMVAVTPYLAREITSVQVIQLSSMGLLIVVGVVLDTMKQVEAQLVMRRYEGFIK
- the rplE gene encoding 50S ribosomal protein L5; the encoded protein is MSRLGDKYKQEVVPALMERSKYKNIMEVPRLEKVVLNIGVGEAIQNAKALEAAERDLATITGQHPITTRSRKSIANFKLREGMPVGLKVTLRGERMYQFIDKLVNTVLCRIREFQGVPRNSFDGRGNYTLAFREQTVFPEIEYDKIDKSRGLEISFVTTAKVDEEGRNLLELLGMPFAMEDNG
- the rplO gene encoding 50S ribosomal protein L15, translated to MKQNELSPAAGSRKDRKRAGRGNGSGHGNYSGRGVKGQKSRAGFKMKPGFEGGQLPLIKRLPQKRGFVNMFRTEYNAININRLNIFEAGSEVTPETMLARGLVKSLRHPVKILAGGDIEHSLTVRAHKFSAAAKAKIEAAGGKVEEMGYAPENN